A genomic window from Erpetoichthys calabaricus chromosome 17, fErpCal1.3, whole genome shotgun sequence includes:
- the mag gene encoding myelin-associated glycoprotein — translation MRTTTCLQFVLPVFLLIKGVGSQWTVWMPKVMSTMKSSCIVIPCNFQYPSGVRPQNGVHGIWYFGDPYPQKYPPVVFKSRTDIVHESYKHRTKLVGDLREKNCTLQISNIGLEHGGKYFFRADLGGSNVYTYPDFSDVRVLDSPIIDEPEEIINEMAVTLSCSAPNNCPGMTPEVNWFNTEGLEEPLVTVKFIDDVDNTMVSSELSFVPSYTHNGKELGCKVHYPNTSLSYGSMVALDVKYPPREVEVNMSLEAMEGSTVVLHCIVDSNPPPLITWYLFDVLIKEEEAQNSTLVLENLQPSQEGIYTCNADNKYGEKNNSLFVAVKYPPREPSVNSSVTIQEGTTITLHCSSEGNPVPTLTWFKDGTLVSSIVSESQSILEIRDITFESDGNYRCLAENEHGRASGHVNVTVQFAPVFLTESKCTVIREGIQCVCMASGNPEPSVEFTLPDENLTINETEDEFSYYSSTDGYVVTGMIKLKEKPPTGLNVLCTMSNVYGNETIKLELQQEKKITLAVVIGTVGGVAVIAFIIAAVRYIGRNNQK, via the exons ATGAGGACCACCACGTGTCTACAGTTCGTCCTTCCTGTTTTCTTACTCATTAAAG GTGTCGGCTCTCAATGGACAGTATGGATGCCCAAGGTCATGTCCACCATGAAGAGTTCCTGCATCGTCATCCCATGCAACTTTCAGTACCCTTCTGGTGTGAGGCCTCAAAATGGAGTCCATGGCATATGGTACTTCGGAGACCCCTACCCTCAAAAGTACCCCCCGGTTGTGTTCAAGTCCCGGACGGACATTGTTCACGAGAGTTACAAACACCGCACCAAGCTGGTGGGAGACCTGCGGGAGAAGAACTGCACGCTGCAGATCAGCAACATCGGACTCGAACACGGGGGGAAGTATTTCTTCAGAGCGGATTTGGGGGGCTCCAACGTTTACACCTACCCCGACTTTTCAGACGTCAGGGTCTTAG ACAGCCCCATCATCGATGAACCCGAGGAGATCATCAATGAGATGGCAGTGACGCTGAGCTGCTCTGCCCCGAATAACTGCCCTGGCATGACCCCCGAGGTCAACTGGTTCAACACAGAAGGGTTAGAAGAGCCACTCGTGACGGTCAAATTTATCGACGATGTGGACAACACCATGGTGTCCTCTGAGCTCTCCTTCGTCCCCTCGTACACCCACAACGGCAAGGAGCTGGGCTGCAAGGTGCACTACCCCAACACCAGCCTGTCGTATGGAAGCATGGTCGCCCTGGACGTCAAGT atCCACCCCGAGAAGTGGAGGTGAACATGTCCTTAGAAGCGATGGAAGGCAGCACGGTGGTCCTGCACTGCATTGTGGACAGCAACCCCCCTCCGCTCATCACGTGGTACCTGTTCGATGTTCTCATCAAGGAGGAGGAGGCACAAAACTCCACGCTGGTCCTCGAGAACCTGCAGCCGAGCCAGGAGGGGATCTACACGTGCAACGCCGATAACAAATACGGGGAGAAGAACAATTCCCTCTTTGTGGCCGTCAAGT aCCCCCCACGGGAGCCATCAGTTAATTCTTCAGTGACCATACAAGAAGGGACGACCATCACACTTCACTGCAGCTCCGAGGGCAACCCGGTGCCAACACTGACCTGGTTCAAAGACGGCACCTTGGTCAGCAGCATTGTCTCCGAAAGCCAATCCATCCTTGAAATCCGCGACATCACCTTTGAGAGTGACGGCAACTACCGCTGCTTAGCGGAGAATGAACACGGCCGAGCCAGCGGCCATGTCAACGTGACTGTCCAGT TTGCACCCGTGTTCCTGACAGAGTCAAAGTGCACCGTCATTCGGGAAGGAATCCAATGTGTGTGTATGGCCTCTGGAAACCCGGAGCCAAGTGTGGAGTTCACCCTGCCGGATGAGAACCTGACGATCAATGAGACGGAGGACGAGTTCAGTTACTACTCGAGCACCGACGGCTACGTGGTGACCGGAATGATCAAGCTGAAGGAGAAGCCGCCGACCGGACTCAATGTCTTATGCACCATGTCCAACGTCTACGGCAACGAGACCATCAAACTGGAACTGCAGCAGGAAA AAAAGATCACTTTGGCGGTGGTCATCGGCACCGTCGGTGGAGTGGCTGTCATCGCTTTCATCATCGCGGCTGTGCGCTACATTGGGCGCAACAACCAGAAGTAA